Genomic window (Capricornis sumatraensis isolate serow.1 chromosome 1, serow.2, whole genome shotgun sequence):
tgACTATTAATTTAATTAACTGTGATTATAATCTGTTACTTTTATAATGTACCTTtgcatagaataaaatatttgttctaaCATATATTTAGCTTACTTACATTTCTGCTTAAGACAATAAATTATCACAGTTCAGCATGGTAGGTAGAGAGGATTAGGACCCTAAACTTCTGAAAAGTCCAACAAAATATCCTTGAAAATAATGCCAAAGATGCTGACTTGTATCACAAATTATAGACTCTCAGTAAGTGAAACTATGAGTAATTATGCCTGATCATgcatatttatgggcttcccaagcggcacagtggtaaagaatctgcccgccagtgcagcagatgcaagagacatgggttcaatccctggatcaggaagatcccctggagtggaaatggcaacccactttagtattctggcatgggaaatcctgtgaacagaggagcctggtgggctagagttcatggggtctcaaagagtcagacatgagagaCTAAGTGGgcaagcgtgcacacacacacacacacacacacacacacacacacacacacacacatatatacatacacaagtctgaaagcaaaattttaaaagaatgcttaTAGTTCAAAAAGTGATGGGTGTACAAATCAAGACCTGGGTAGAACATATGGTTCACTGAAAACTACCCCAAAGTGAATGGCTTTCTGGAGGAACCCAGAACATTCTTATACAAGGTCAGATATTTTCACATGAATAAAGCCACTCTGTAAGTGTAATCAACTTTATAAACTAAACATATTGGAAAACTGTCACAACATATAATATTCACTCAGGATCTAATCAAAAGTCTTTGAAAATGGGGCCAAGAAAATTGAATTGTAGCCCAAATCAGATTGACAAGAAATCTGAATAATGaatatttcatgttttttcttagaaatttgTTGATATACtgtaagaagagagaaaaaaagccaaaatgtCTTACCATAATAAAATTCTCCTTGTTGGTACATCATTGGAATTTggacttcactttcatcatctTTAGTGAAGGAAAAAGTTCTGGTATTTTCAGGTCTGAATTGTGACTTCCAGCTCCCCTTGAAATAGACAGCATTGATGAGGGCCAGATGAGTGACAGCGTCAAAATCCCTTGGGGATACCAAATCTTTCAACAGACCTATTCAGGAAAAGACAAACGGATGAAAATTCATATTAAATCAAAAGATGAAAGAATATCAAAAGATGGTCAAACTATCATCTGACAGAGTGATTAAGAACTTTATACcattttaatatttacaataaaaattaaaagtaccctaactttcaaaggaaaaaatgttatacacacacacacacacacacacacacacacacacacacacatacttacagACTAAGGAAATCTAAAACACCCACATCACCTAAAATAACACTAGTAGTATTCTGACCTTTGCACAAACTACAGAACCACATACAACAGAATCTCCGGCTTCACTACTTCCTAGTTGCAATGATAAATGTAAAACTCAACACAGAGTGTGCATgcgctcagtagctcagtcgtgtctgactctgtgaccctgtggactacagcctgccatgctcctctgtccatagaatttttcagacaaaaatactggagtgggttgccattctcttttctgggggatcttcccgacccacggatagaacccagtctcctgcattggcaggcagattctttaccactgagctacctggaaagccccccaACACAGAGTaagcattcaacaaacatttctaaGTTTACTCTTGTAcaatgtatataatttaaatgtcATCCAATTCAAATGGTTTCCCCATGTACATTGGATATCTTTTTACCAAATGTAACAACTGCTTCTGAGTAAGTGAAAACAGATGTGTAAAAGCCAGTTTAACTCATGATATCTTATTTCTTATCATTTAAATGTTCCTATCTAAATCTGTTGTGAAAGACTTTGGGACTTTGGTGATGGCTGAAATTGTTTAaggggagtttggaattaacagctTTCAATAATTCAGTCTGATGCAGGTGAATTATTCTTCTTAACTTACTCTTTGAATGTTAAAACacaattgtatttcttttatgtTACATTTTAATCTCATAGTTAGAAACCATAGAACCAATATTCGCTTGGTACTCTCTCATTTTATTAGTtagcacttcttttttttttttaagtcagcattTTGGGGACTATAGGACAAAGAGTATGTGATCAGggtcttttgttgttgctgtcccAGCATTAAATGTATTAAGACTAATATTATTTTTGGAGTCTTGACAACATGAGTTAATTAATTTAATGAACAGCCAAAGTAATCTACTTTcagtttggtctttttttttttaattccaatttcAATTATTTAGTTGGTAAAATTGGAAAATAGAATGGTAACATATGAAACATTTGGAGAGTTTGAATACATTTGGATAAtaagatttagaaataaaaattaaaacaaatgcatCTTTTTCTAAtccctttccatttatttgacttaaaatgggcttctctttttaaaaggaatCCTGTATAATTTTTTGATTACCAATTAAGTTCTGTGGTTTAAAAGTCAACAAATATCTTTAAACTCTATTCTATTTTAATCACACTGTTAAGAGAGTCACCAACTGTCATTCTACATAGTATCTAACTTATGAAATAGTCAGCTCTAGTAAAATTCCATACAGTAATAAGATTACTGTTCAGATGAAACTCACCACTGGAGATACACATTTCATATTAATTTATCAGTGCCAATATTCTATATATGTCAAAAGATTTAACATGTTTCTCCAATGTTTATTCATGAACAAGGTTTCTAAAATCGGTTGTAATCTATATAAAACAATTAGTAGACATTCAACTAAATGCAAtctaacatttaaaatgtaaaaggaaCAAAGGGACAAATAATGTCAGAAgtaaaagaaagttcaaactaagctattagagaaagaaaggagCCAAATGACTTACTGTTTGTGTTATTCTCCACCCACTTATTGATATAGTTGGCCACAGCTACATTTTGACTGAAGTCCACGTGATTGATTTCtgcattaaaatacttttttatcATTTGCAAAAACTCCTCACTGATATGAAATCCGTTTTGCACAAAGAGGGAATTGGCAATTTTCATCACATACTGGCTCTCTTCAGCAGTTACCATGTGAGAAAGAGCCTTCAAGAAGGAAAATTCTTCACCTGCAAAATGACAAAGGATAAGTTCATTAGTGGAACAAACAGTGAAAGATCCTGGAGAGTGGAAGAGCATGAAAATACAGCAAGGAGGATTAAGAGAACAGGCCCATAGCAAAAGCACTGGCTTCTTCCGCACACTGACATGGTGAGGAAGTTGCAAGATTTGTACAGTTTCTAGATGTTCAACTTTTGCAGTTTTATTagtgatattatttttattttttattgattttttatctATAAAGTAgagatatttgttttcttttaaagtactTAGGTTACTTTAAATTAGTCTTATAATTATCAGAAATATGAATTAATCTTTATTATctagtttaaaaatcaaaatattccttttagtaaactttttaactttataaatagaaaatccAGTCAAAATTGTATTAACTCTCAAGCTTTTAATGCATTAATTCATATGTATATTAGAAATGTTAAATAGAAACTGTACATCATAGCAAAGTGATTACAATATACATTTTAGCTAGAAATTTTCTCCAATACAAAAGATTGTCATGATAGTATAACACAACATTCCAAAAAAATTCATGGTTGCTAGTTGAACAATGAAGATACAGttgattttaagtaaaattttctgATATTTAGAGAATTTTTTCTGTAAAGCACTCCTAATAGTtgtaatttctcatttatttatgtgaTAATTGATTAATTTATGCCTCTCTCTCTAAATTGGAAATGCCATCAGAGCAAGAACCATGTTTGCTTTTGTTAATCACAGTGAAGTTTATTTAAAtaacaacaatgataataataataaagatatcaTTTTCTTAGATTAACTCAGCCAGGGATGCAGCTAAGAAAAAGAACTTTCTTGGGTTTTGTAATGCTTGTCTTACTCATACCATCTTAGTGAGACCACCTTCTTACCCGGTGTAAATACTGCTGCCTCAGATATAGACAACACAATTGAGCTGAAAGCTAAAGTCAAACTATTTTGAGAAATCAAACCTAAGCACACTTACCATTTTTCAGGCTGTCATATCCCATTGAGTGATGGATTTCTTTCAGGGTAGACCCTTGGGCTCCAAGTTCCAACATTCCCATTGCAAGGGTGACACTCAATGGAGAGAAGAGAATATTTTCATCCTCCCCAGTGGCTCGAAGATGGTTATACATATTCACTGACAACTCAGCAATGGTTTCATCAGTGAAAGTGGTCCCTAAGGCCAAACTTTGCAGAACCAGCAAAGAGAAGAGTCCAAGAAAAGCCATGCCAGAATAATCTCAAGCCTGAAGAACAATAATTTACATATCAATTATTACCTCAGAGAAATGGaaccataaaataataataaaaataatttcttggaAAAGCTGTAAAGCAAACCAAAAGTTTTTAAACACATGCAGTGTTATTGTCTCTATAACAAAAGCTCATTAAGGGATTTGTTGGAAGATCCTATTAATCAATTAATAGTCAAATGAGCAAGTAATGCTGCTGAGTTCTGAGGATACTCCCAGGAACAAGATAGCCCTGGTCCCCTCTTCATGAGGTTAAgtagatatagatacatatttaACAATGTGTGGTGCAGctaatttatcagttttcacagccTCATCATATATGAGGCTTCTTTGGttgcttggatggtaaagaatctgcctgcaatgcaagagacccagatttgatctcagggttgggaagaccccctggagaaggaaatggcaacccactccagtattgctgcctggagaattccatggacagaggagcctggctggctacaatccatggggtcgcaaagtcagacatgactgagcgactaccacttTCATCATACATATTTTGGTCATGACTTTGAAACAGTTTATTCTAGCTAACACTAAACTATATAGGCCCAGGACAAcccaagtgaaaaacaaaaaatatttataggGTTTAAGATCAGTTACTGAAGTTAGGCATTTTCAAATGCCCCTTTGCCATTTACTACAGTTTGATGgcacagacagtaaaaaaaatctgcctgcaatgcagcagacctgggttcagtccctggactgggaagatcccctggagaagggaatggcttcccactccagtattcttgcctggagaatccccatggacagagaaccctggtggccTACTGGGGATACTACTccccctggcagtccaaggggtcacaaaggatcagacacaaatgagcaactcaCATTTTCAGATGAAATTAATGCACTAACTCTAGTTGGGTTACCAACTAGAGGAGAGATATCAGACACACACCTGCCAGGAGCCCCAGTTTACTCAGCCCAAGCTGCTGAACCCATAGGAAGTGGTAACCCTGAGGAAAAGCAGATTTGGCAGGTCCTGTGTGGTTTTCCTTAGACATCAGTTCCTAGAAGGCTGCTGTCCTAGGTGCCTGTCTCTGTGCAGGGAGGAGCCTTGCTCCAGCAATACTATCCTTTCATACTGAGGCTTATAGGACTATTTCAGCTTATACCAGTCAACTAGTGATTCTATTTAAATAACTATTCAAAATATCAAGCTCATCTGGCCCTTGAACCATTTTCTCTTGGGAAGAGAAAGCAGCGTCAGTGCCCAGATATCTTAGAAAGATATTCCTGCCTCTTGGCAACTAGTGTTCCATGCCCTGTCTCCCCACAAAGAGCCTGACTGGCACACACTGGAAACAGGATCCCCTCTCTCCCCGTACTCTGACACTTTGTCACTGTAGGCATCTGTAAGCTAAACTACCTATTCAAACAATTAAGTAGCTTCCTTGttcttgatattttttaaaaaacaaattatcacTAAAACAGCAAGTAAAGTGGTAGTGAGCAAACACATttggaaaattgtatttaaattagTATGACGCAAAACAGTCCTCATTACTCAGTTAACAGAGTGAATACACATTTAATCTAAGAGCAGCATGCTTCCTACAGGTTTTTGAGTCAGAATGCCTTAACCAGTCCTGTAATATTTCTGATCAATTTCAGAGGAATTTGCCTAGTCATTCTGCAAATCGTTCATATTTTAGGGTTAAGTTTTAGGTATCAGTTTTTTGTCTGAGAAGTTTCAAATTCCCCCACCACCGCACCCATCCCCCCacacactttgtgtgtgtgtgtgtgtgtgtgcaaacgcttagttgtgtctgattctttgcaaccccaaggactgtaccctgccaggctcctctgtccatggaattttccaggcaagaatattggagtgggttgccatgccctcctccaggggatcttcccaacccagggatcagaacccgagtatcccacatt
Coding sequences:
- the SERPINI1 gene encoding neuroserpin, whose translation is MAFLGLFSLLVLQSLALGTTFTDETIAELSVNMYNHLRATGEDENILFSPLSVTLAMGMLELGAQGSTLKEIHHSMGYDSLKNGEEFSFLKALSHMVTAEESQYVMKIANSLFVQNGFHISEEFLQMIKKYFNAEINHVDFSQNVAVANYINKWVENNTNSLLKDLVSPRDFDAVTHLALINAVYFKGSWKSQFRPENTRTFSFTKDDESEVQIPMMYQQGEFYYGEFSDGSNEAGGIYQVLEIPYEGDVISMMLVLSRQEVPLATLEPLVKAQLIEEWANSVKKQKVEVYLPRFTVEQEIDLKDVLKALGVTEVFIKNANLTALSDNKEIFLSKAIHKCFIEVNEEGSEAAAASGMIAISRMAVLYPQVIVDHPFFFLIRNRRTGTILFMGRVMHPETMNASGHDFEEL